Proteins from one Suncus etruscus isolate mSunEtr1 chromosome 3, mSunEtr1.pri.cur, whole genome shotgun sequence genomic window:
- the DIO3 gene encoding thyroxine 5-deiodinase: MPRQAARRSVWQEGSGTPGVPGAAVTMLRSLLLHCVRLCAQTASCLVFFPRFLGTACLLWLLDFLCIRKHFLGRGGQPEPDAELRGGDGEEMAPDDPPLCVSDDNRLCTLASLKAVWHGQMLDFFKQAHEGGPAPNSEVVQPDGFLSQRILDYARGSRPLVLNFGSCTUPPFMARMSAFQRLVTRYQRDVDFLIIYIEEAHPSDGWVTTDSPYSIPQHRSLEERVSAARVLQQGAPSCALVLDTMANASSSAYGAYFERLYVIQNGTIVYQGGRGPDGYQVSELRSWLERYDTQLRAAQRPGV, translated from the coding sequence ATGCCTCGACAGGCCGCGCGGCGCTCGGTGTGGCAAGAAGGCAGCGGGACCCCGGGGGTCCCGGGGGCGGCCGTCACCATGCTGCGCTCGCTGCTGCTCCACTGCGTGCGGCTCTGCGCCCAGACGGCCTCGTGCCTCGTGTTCTTCCCGCGCTTCCTGGGCACGGCCTGCTTGCTCTGGCTCCTCGACTTCCTGTGCATCCGCAAGCACTTCCTGGGCCGCGGTGGGCAACCCGAGCCCGACGCCGAGCTGCGGGGCGGCGACGGCGAGGAGATGGCCCCCGACGACCCCCCACTCTGCGTGTCCGACGACAACCGTCTGTGCACGCTGGCGTCGCTCAAGGCCGTGTGGCACGGCCAGATGCTCGATTTCTTCAAGCAGGCGCATGAGGGCGGCCCGGCACCCAACTCCGAGGTGGTCCAACCCGACGGCTTCCTGAGCCAGCGCATCCTCGACTACGCGCGCGGGAGCCGCCCACTGGTGCTCAATTTCGGCAGTTGCACCTGACCGCCGTTCATGGCGCGCATGAGCGCCTTCCAGCGCCTGGTCACCCGCTACCAGCGCGACGTCGACTTTCTGATCATCTACATCGAGGAAGCGCACCCGTCCGACGGCTGGGTCACGACCGACTCGCCGTACAGCATCCCGCAGCACCGCAGCCTGGAGGAGCGCGTGAGCGCAGCGCGCGTGCTGCAGCAGGGAGCGCCGAGCTGCGCACTCGTCCTGGACACCATGGCCAACGCCAGCAGCTCGGCCTACGGCGCCTACTTTGAGCGCCTCTACGTCATCCAGAACGGCACCATCGTGTACCAGGGCGGCCGCGGGCCTGACGGCTACCAGGTGTCCGAACTGCGCTCCTGGCTGGAGCGCTACGACACGCAGCTGCGGGCGGCTCAACGCCCCGGGGTATAA